The Clostridia bacterium DNA segment AAGCAGCTCCGGATACGGAAACAGCCCCGGATACCTGGTATGGCCTATATCCTCATCTCATTCATCCCATGGATACTCTATTGGACCTTAGCCGGCGTGGGGAAGCCCTCGGGCGTTGCAGTTGGGTTTTTAGCGGCCGTCCTCCTTGTGATTTCGGAGGTCATTAACAGGAGTTTCAACCTCATGGACCTGGTGTCAGTGGCATTCTTCGGTGTCGCGGCTTTGATCACCTTTGGGCTCGAATCGAGCCTGTTCATTGATAACAGCGGTTTCCTCGGGTATCTTGCCCTCTGCATCATGGCGATTGTCTCTTTGATACTCAAACAGCCGTATACCCTGCAGGTCTCAAAGAGGGACTATCCTGAGACTTACTGGCACGACCCAACTTTCCTCATGATCAATAACATCATCACCGGCCTTTGGGCATTCATATTCCTGGTGAATTCAGCAGTATACATTCTCTCTCGGTTTCCCTTCAACGTCGTGGTCTCAAATGCTCTGGTGGCTCTAGGAATACTCTTCTCCATTGTCTTCCCTCTGGCCGCTCCCGCCTACTTTGCGTTGAGGGAGTTCAAGGAAAATGACTGGCGAGTCGACGTTGGCCGTGAAAGGGGCGGGGGAGGGGAGCCCGGAAAAGAGAATGAAGGAGAGGGAAAAGAATATGATGCGATAATTGTCGGCTCCGGGATTGGCGGATTGACCTGCGGGGCTTTGCTCGCCCGCGAGGGCTACCGGGTTGCGGTCTTCGAGCAACACTACCTCCCAGGGGGTTACTGCTCGTCGTTCCGCCGGAAGGGGTTTACCTTCAATACCGGGGTGGAGGCTGTAAGCGGGCTGTGGGAAAACGGCCCTGTTCGCTACCTTCTGGATGATCTCGGGCTCAGGCAAGAAGACTTGTTCATAAAAAACACTTCGAGATATGTTTTCAACGGCCAGAATATCGATGCCCCGCCGGATCTCGAAGGATTCATAGCCCTACTTCAGGGAATGTTCCCTGAGGAAGCTCGCGGTATTGCTGACTTCTTCGACATGGCCAGGAGGGCCTATGAAGAGGTCTACCGGGAAGCCGCAATGTACGGGACTCCGCTCCCTGCAGAACTCATCGCCAAGGTCTTTGGGGCAAAAGCACTCTTGAACTACCCCAGGGAACACCCGCATTTCTATAGCTGGATGAATAAGACCTACAAACAAGTCCTCGACGAGCATTTCAAGAGCGAAACCCTCAAGGCGCTGCTATCCGCCCTCATAGGCTATGTTGGGACAGAGCCGGACAAGACCCCCGCGGCAAGCGCCCTGACTGCCGTAGTATCCTATTACCTTCACGGGGGATATTTCCCCAAGGGAGGCGCACTCCGATTTGCGGGCGCGCTGAAGCAGTATATCGAAGAACATGGCGGTCGGGTACTGCTCAGGCACAAGATTGACAGGATTCTAGTGGAGACAAGCGAGGGCAGGGCTGGTAGGGAGGTGGAGGTCAGGGGGGTTCAGGTAGGCGATACGACCTATAAAAGCCCTGTGGTGGTGGCCAACGTCAATGCTAAGACAGCTCTCCTGGACCTGGTGGGAGAAGAACACCTAAAACCGGCATTTGCCCGATATATCAAGGGCCTAAAGATGTCCCCGTCGGCATTCATGGTATTCCTGGGGGTAGACATGGACCTATCAGATTACCCGATCCTCATCCACAATCTTGATGAGGGGTACGGGATCGTCATAGGCTCGAACGCAGATCCGGATCTTGCACCCTCGGGTAGTGCCAGTGTCACGCTACTGACCGGCGCGAGTTACCGCGATTTCCCTCCGAGAGGAACTCCGGGATATCTTCAAAGGAAGGAGGAACTTGCCCGTACGCTAATAAAGAGGGCGGATAAGGCTATCCCCGGTCTCTCAAGCCATATCATGGTAGAGGATGCGGCAACGCCGAAGACGCTAGAGTTTTACACCGGCATGCCAGAAGGGGCGATCTATGCCTTCGACCAGTCGAAGGATACCAAAAGGCCATATTTCAAGACGCCCATCAAAGGGCTATATCTCGCCAGTGCCTCCACCTTTCCTGGTGGCGGGATTGAAGCAGTGGTGATCGCCGGGAGGATCTGCGCGAATGACATAATGAACTGGAAGATGCGTGGCTCATGGTCAGGCTGGTGAGGGCTCATACCAGCCTGGCCCGGCTTTTTCACCCTAGCCGAATGGGTGCTGCCCGGCCTGTGGCATCGCCATGCTGCACCTGGAGCTGGGCGCCCTGGCCGCGGGCGTTACCGGCACCTGGTAGTTCCTGCTGCCGCCCCCGGTAGCCAGGTTTACCTGGCAATCTACATAAATGGGACGTGTGGGCTACCCGCACAACGGTCGTCAAGGCTGATTCGAAATCGCGTCTCAGGGCGCGCTCCAAACACTTCTTTAGGCCCTCCCCTGTAAGTGGCAATGCGTGTAGCATGGTCTTAGACCAGGATCAGGCGCGGGACAACCAGGCCTGACGTAGACTGCAGCCCAGAAGGAGGGAGTGATCGGCGAACGTGCTGACCTTGAACCGCACGACCCAAATCGTGCCACCAGCGGGGGAGCCCGCCTTAGAAGTGGACAGGCTGGTGAAATCTTACGGAAAGGTTGTCGCCGTCTGCGGTATTAGCTTTCAGGTACCAAAAGGCCAGGTTTTGGGGCTGTTAGGCCCTAATGGGGCCGGAAAAAGCTCCACGATTAAGGTTTGCCTCGGGCTGACGCACCCCACCCGAGGCATCGTGCGAGTGTTCGGCAATACGCCCGTCACCGTGGAGGCCCGCCGGCGTATGGGCTACTCCCCGGAAACGCCCTACTTTTACCCCTTCTTGACCGCTGAGGAGATCCTTGCCTTTTACGCCAGCCTGCAAGGCATCAAATCCGTGCGTGCCAGCGTTGACCAGGTGCTGCGTGCCACAGGCTTGGAAGCCGCCCGCCGCCGCAAAGTGGGGCATTTCTCCAAGGGTATGATCCAGCGGCTGGCCGTGGCTCAAAGCCTGCTGGGAGATCCCGAGATTCTATTCCTCGACGAGCCCTCGTCGGGCCTGGACCCGGAGGGCCGGCTGGAAATGCGCCAGATTATCCAGGAGCTAAAGCGAAATGGCAAAACCATCCTGTTGAGCAGCCACATCTTAAGCGACATCGAGACAGTCTGCGACCGGGCTATTGTGATCAATGCCGGCAGAATTGTAGCCGACCGCCAGTTGGGCGGTGAGATGCCCACGCTGGAAGTGGAGGTGGAAGTGCGCGGCCTTTCGGTCGAGGCCCTGGCCGCCTTGGGCCAGATGGGCTGGAGCGTTGATTATGAGGAGCCGCGCCTTTCGGTGGTAAACCTCCGGCCTGGTCAGGAGCCGCAACTGTTAAGCTTGTTGGCGGAACACCATGCGCAAGTCTACCAGCTGAAGCGCAAGAAAGCTACGCTGGAGGATATCTACATGGAAATCATACACAAAGGTGGGCAGGAGAAATGAGGATCGCTGGCAATGTGGTGCGCGAAAACCTGCGCAACAAAGTGCTGTATCTGTTGGCGCTCCTCGGAATTTTGGTCGTCGCCGCCTTGCTCCTGGGTGGTACGGTCCAGCAGCGGGGTGCGGGAGGTGGCCCGGCAGTCAACCTCACCGACAGTTTGTTGGGCACCGTGGAGATTGGCTTCACCATCATCGGGCTGTTCAGTGCCGTGGTGGCCGCAGTGCTGAGCATGAACACGGTTCCCCGGGAGTTCGAACGCAAGACCATTCATCTGCTGCTGGTCCGGCCCGTCGAGCGCTGGCGGGTGGCACTGGAGCTGCTCTGGGGCAACGTCCTTACGGCCTGGGTTTTATACGCGCTGCTGTCGCTGGGGCTGGTATTGGTTCTTGCCGCCAGAGGGGCCAACGCCCACTACCTGCTGTCTCTGGTGCCCGGGCTTTTGACCCTGAGCCTCAACGTGGCGTTTACAGCCTGCCTGACCACGCTCCTTTCGGCCCGGTTGCCCGGGGCTGTGGCCGGCTTTTTGGGTCTTGGCGCGTATGCGGCCGGCGCC contains these protein-coding regions:
- a CDS encoding ABC transporter permease subunit, whose product is MRIAGNVVRENLRNKVLYLLALLGILVVAALLLGGTVQQRGAGGGPAVNLTDSLLGTVEIGFTIIGLFSAVVAAVLSMNTVPREFERKTIHLLLVRPVERWRVALELLWGNVLTAWVLYALLSLGLVLVLAARGANAHYLLSLVPGLLTLSLNVAFTACLTTLLSARLPGAVAGFLGLGAYAAGALRGVLDLGLQMKIMGALEHGASATFWEALRSIALWFLPPVNEIAAEAAKFLTPGALLDAKVYVSALIWLYLAVLLTAVSLYGKEV
- a CDS encoding ABC transporter ATP-binding protein, coding for MKSYGKVVAVCGISFQVPKGQVLGLLGPNGAGKSSTIKVCLGLTHPTRGIVRVFGNTPVTVEARRRMGYSPETPYFYPFLTAEEILAFYASLQGIKSVRASVDQVLRATGLEAARRRKVGHFSKGMIQRLAVAQSLLGDPEILFLDEPSSGLDPEGRLEMRQIIQELKRNGKTILLSSHILSDIETVCDRAIVINAGRIVADRQLGGEMPTLEVEVEVRGLSVEALAALGQMGWSVDYEEPRLSVVNLRPGQEPQLLSLLAEHHAQVYQLKRKKATLEDIYMEIIHKGGQEK
- a CDS encoding NAD(P)/FAD-dependent oxidoreductase — protein: MSVEKQLRIRKQPRIPGMAYILISFIPWILYWTLAGVGKPSGVAVGFLAAVLLVISEVINRSFNLMDLVSVAFFGVAALITFGLESSLFIDNSGFLGYLALCIMAIVSLILKQPYTLQVSKRDYPETYWHDPTFLMINNIITGLWAFIFLVNSAVYILSRFPFNVVVSNALVALGILFSIVFPLAAPAYFALREFKENDWRVDVGRERGGGGEPGKENEGEGKEYDAIIVGSGIGGLTCGALLAREGYRVAVFEQHYLPGGYCSSFRRKGFTFNTGVEAVSGLWENGPVRYLLDDLGLRQEDLFIKNTSRYVFNGQNIDAPPDLEGFIALLQGMFPEEARGIADFFDMARRAYEEVYREAAMYGTPLPAELIAKVFGAKALLNYPREHPHFYSWMNKTYKQVLDEHFKSETLKALLSALIGYVGTEPDKTPAASALTAVVSYYLHGGYFPKGGALRFAGALKQYIEEHGGRVLLRHKIDRILVETSEGRAGREVEVRGVQVGDTTYKSPVVVANVNAKTALLDLVGEEHLKPAFARYIKGLKMSPSAFMVFLGVDMDLSDYPILIHNLDEGYGIVIGSNADPDLAPSGSASVTLLTGASYRDFPPRGTPGYLQRKEELARTLIKRADKAIPGLSSHIMVEDAATPKTLEFYTGMPEGAIYAFDQSKDTKRPYFKTPIKGLYLASASTFPGGGIEAVVIAGRICANDIMNWKMRGSWSGW